Sequence from the Clostridium butyricum genome:
GCCGCCAGCGTTCGTCCTGAGCCAGGATCAAACTCTCAATAAAAAGTTTAATCTTAGCTTACTCAAAATAAAGAATTGCTGGTTTACTTAAATGTTTATATTATATTCTGTTCAATTTTCAAAGACCATTTTCTTTCACAACTTTACGTTGTTATTATGTTGTCACCCTCAAGCGACTTACTTAGTATATCACTTGAATTTGATTTTTGTCAACAACTTTTTTCAAAACTTTCAAATCTTTTCTTTAAAGTATTTAATCATCTTTAATTCCAGTTGTTTGTCACCTCAGCGACGTGTTTTATCTTAACATTGAATTAAGTAATCATTTTTACAAAATTATTCTATATATTTAAATTATATTCAAAATAATCAATATTAATGCAAAATACTCATTTTTTCTACTATTGATACGCTAGGTATAGTTATTGTTCTAATTCTCCTATAACTCTATAGACATATGTTTAAATAATGCTTATAACTAAAAATGAAGTTGTTTTTTATTATACTTTTTCTTTTATTTACCTACACAATTATAATATAAGTCATAAAAAAATCGCATTGAATTATCAGTTCTAATATAATTGTTAGAATTTGCCAATGCGACTTTAGTATTTTATTTTTTATTATATCCTATCTTTTCAAGTATAATCAGTGCTGTATCTTCAATAGCCCTTTCTGTCACATCAATAATTTTACATCCTACTTTTCTCATTATTTTATCAGCATACTCAAGTTCTTCTAATACTCTTGCATCACCTGCATACTCAATATCAGAAGTTATTCTATGGAACTTATCTAATCTTCTTTTTCTTATTTCTATTAATCTAAGTGGGTTTATTGTTAACCCAAATACTTTTTTTCTATCAACTTCGTATAGTTCATCTGGAACTCCAACTTCAGGCATTAGAGGCAAATTTATTGCTCTTACTCCCTTATTAGCAAGATACATACATAAAGGAGTTTTAGATGTTCTAGATAAACCAATTAATACAACATCTGCATTTTTTAATCCTCTATAATCTTTACTATCATCATATTGCATGGCAAATTCCATAGCTTCTATTCTCTTAAAATATTCTTCATCTGTTTTTCTCATTGCTCCAGGATTATATGTTGGCTGCATATTTAACATATTTGCTGCAACATTTATTATTGGACCTAGAACATTCATAACAGAGATATTTCTCTCCATAGCTTTTTGTGTTAAGTATTCACGCACATTAACTGTTATTATTGTAGATATTATAATAACATTATCACATTGTTCTGCACATTTCATAACATCTTCCACATCTTCTAAAGACTTAATATACGGAATTCTTTTCACTTCAACTTTTTCATTAAACTGACTTGATGCTGCTATTGCAACTTGATTTGCTGTTTCACCTATAGAATCAGAAACGGCTAAAAACGTTAACATAAAACCATACCCTCTTTCTAAAATATTCTAGCTAAATATTTTTATTTATTCCCTTTTAGTAACCATTTTACATATTTAATTATATTTTTATATTACTCTTTTTTTTATAGTTTTAATAGTAGTGAATTTTTATTTACCATATGTTACACTTTAAGGTAGTATGAATTATTTGGAGGTGAACTATGAATACTAAAAAAGCATTAACAATAAGTGTTCTTCCTGCAATGTGGTTAATCTATATAATATTTGAATTACTCACAGGAAGAATCACCGATTTAAAAACTATTATTTTTAATATCTTTCTTATACTTCTTTTTGCCCTAGTAGGATACATTATATACAGTATAAGCTTGAAACATAATAATGGATTTGATTTTAATAATTTGCTAATATTATTTTTAAGTTTTCTTTTTATTGATCAAGGATTTAAAATAGTCATAAAGTTCTTTTATTTTAATGTTCGAAAAACGCTAATTCCTGGTGTTCTTTATTTCAGTCCTATAATAAACACAGATGGTTCTTGGTTAAATGCACGTTTTGGCACATCAGTAAGTTTTCCTTTATTAATAATAGTTAATGTATTAGCATTAATTTTATTTATAGAGGTATATAGATACTATCACTTTAAGGGTAATAAAGATTTTTGGTCAGATATGTGTTTTATTTTTGTTTTATGTGGAGCCTTATGCTCATTAATAGATAAAGTTTTCTATGGTGGAAGTTTAGACTTTATAGGAATAAGCAATTTATTCATAGCAGATATAAAAGATATATATATAAATCTTGGTATACTATTTTTTATACTTACTCTTTTTAATAATGGTTATCTTTCTTCTGAAGAAGACACCTCATTAAAAGATGATATTAATAATATAAAGAAATTTCTTATTTTTATTAAGAATGATATAGTAAATACTTTTAAATCTTAAAAGTATTTATATATCAACTACTTATTTTACTATATATATAGATTTAAGCTTATATAATATGTTAAAATTTATAATAATGTATATAAATTGCAATTATACTATATGATTACTTATTGTATCAGTATTATAAATTAAAACATTAAAATCTGATTGTAAAGATTAATTTCTAAGCAAAAAGAGGATATAATTAAATCTAAAAAAAGTGCTTTAGTAAAAGTATTTTTCATGATAATAAAGATCTTCTGTCCTGCACAGAAGGTCTTTATTTATTTCTCTAAGAAATATTCCTTTGTTTTAATTATATTATCACAAATAAACTATCATATACCTAATTGCATATCTACTTAAATACTAAATAAGGAGAATTAATATGTATAATACACCAAAATCAAATAGACTTCATATTTCAATTTTCGGAAAAAGAAATGCTGGAAAATCAAGTTTGATAAATGCCTTAACAAATCAATCACTTTCTGTTGTTTCAGAAATCCCTGGCACTACAACCGACCCTGTTTCTAAATCAATGGAACTTCTTCCATTAGGTCCTATTGTACTAATAGATACTGCTGG
This genomic interval carries:
- a CDS encoding pyruvate, water dikinase regulatory protein translates to MLTFLAVSDSIGETANQVAIAASSQFNEKVEVKRIPYIKSLEDVEDVMKCAEQCDNVIIISTIITVNVREYLTQKAMERNISVMNVLGPIINVAANMLNMQPTYNPGAMRKTDEEYFKRIEAMEFAMQYDDSKDYRGLKNADVVLIGLSRTSKTPLCMYLANKGVRAINLPLMPEVGVPDELYEVDRKKVFGLTINPLRLIEIRKRRLDKFHRITSDIEYAGDARVLEELEYADKIMRKVGCKIIDVTERAIEDTALIILEKIGYNKK
- a CDS encoding signal peptidase II produces the protein MNTKKALTISVLPAMWLIYIIFELLTGRITDLKTIIFNIFLILLFALVGYIIYSISLKHNNGFDFNNLLILFLSFLFIDQGFKIVIKFFYFNVRKTLIPGVLYFSPIINTDGSWLNARFGTSVSFPLLIIVNVLALILFIEVYRYYHFKGNKDFWSDMCFIFVLCGALCSLIDKVFYGGSLDFIGISNLFIADIKDIYINLGILFFILTLFNNGYLSSEEDTSLKDDINNIKKFLIFIKNDIVNTFKS